A region of the Streptococcus oralis Uo5 genome:
GAAGTTGTCAGGATCTGTCTCGCTAGTATAGAAGGAAATAAGATGGCAAAAAATGTAGTGATTACAGGAGCGACTTCAGGAATCGGTGAAGCGATTGCGCGTGCTTATCTGGAGCAGGGTGAGAATGTCGTTCTAACAGGGCGACGGACAGACAGACTAGTGGCCCTCAAGTCAGAGTTTGCAGAAACTTTTCCAAATCAAACAGTTTGGACTTTTCCACTGGATGTGACGGATATGGCTATGGTAAAGACAGTCTGCTCCGATATTTTGGAAACGATAGGGCAGATTGATATCTTGATCAATAACGCTGGACTGGCTCTTGGCTTGGCTCCCTATCAAGACTATGAAGAGTTGGATATGCTGACCATGTTGGATACCAATGTCAAAGGTTTGATGGCAGTCACTCGCTGTTTCTTGCCTTC
Encoded here:
- a CDS encoding SDR family NAD(P)-dependent oxidoreductase; translation: MAKNVVITGATSGIGEAIARAYLEQGENVVLTGRRTDRLVALKSEFAETFPNQTVWTFPLDVTDMAMVKTVCSDILETIGQIDILINNAGLALGLAPYQDYEELDMLTMLDTNVKGLMAVTRCFLPSMVAANQGHIINMGSTAGIYAYAGAAVYSATKAAVKTFSDGLRIDTIATDIKVTTIQPGIVETDFSTVRFHGDKERAEAVYQGIEALQAQDIADTVVYVTSQPRRVQITDMTIMANQQATGFMVHKK